The region GGCTCGGCCCGGCCGACTGGGACGACGCGCTGCTCGACGGGGTCGGCCATGTCCACCTGTCCGGCTATCTGTTCTTCTGCGACCCGGGCCGCGAACTGGCCGCCGTGGTCGGCGGGGCCGCCCGTGCCCGCGGTCTGCCGGTGAGCGTCGATCCGGCGTCGGCGGGCTTCCTGCGCGGCCTCGGTGTGCCGCGCTTCCTCAGCCTCGTGTCGGGCACCGACCTGCTGCTGCCCAATGCCGCCGAGGCCGCGCTGCTGTCCGGCGCGGACGAACCGGCCGCCGCCGCGGCCGAGTTGAGCCGCCGCGGCGGCACGGTGGTCGTGACGCTGGGCGCGGGCGGCGCGCTGGCCGCGTACGGCGGACGTGTCACCGCCCGTACGACCGCGGTGGCGGCCACCGCGGTCGACAGCACCGGCGCGGGCGACGCCTTCACCGGCGGGCTGCTCGCGGCCCGGTTGGCGGGCGCCGGCCTCGCCGACGCACTGGCGGCGGGCTGCCGGGCGGGCGCCGCCGCGGTGGCGGTGGTCGGCGGGCGGCCGGAACTGCCCTGATCCGGCCCCGGACAACCGCTCGGCACACTCCGCGGGCCGGAGATCACCGGCCCGCGCTGACCTCGTCGGCGAGCCGGGCCAGCCAGCCGCCGACGCTGTACGGGTCGGGCGGCTGCACCTCCATGCCGAGTTCGGCCACCGCGCCCGCGAGGTCGGCGTCGTCGGCCGCCAGTGCCGGCAGTTCGCGCAACTCCCCCGCCAGCCGGGCCGGGCCGGCGGCGGGCTGGGCGGCGGTCCGTACTGCTTGCGGTTTGAGTACCAGTCGGCGGCGGCGTAGTTGTTCGCGCTCGCGGTGAAGCCGTCGGCGGCGCCGCCGACGCTGGCCACGCTGTCGCCCCAGACCTTGAAGAAGAGCGCGGCGACCGTGGCGTACGAGGCGGCGAGCTGGTCGGGACCGCTGCCGTTGCCGGCCGGCTGCTCATGACCCGACAGGGCGTCCATCAGGGTCTTGGCGGCGCTGTTGTACGTGAACTGCTCGTCGCGCACCCGGTAGGAGGTGAGTGCAGGTGCGAGGGCTTGACGTCGAAGCCGCCCGAGCTGTCGGGCGGCGGGGTCGCCAGGCCCTTGAGCTGGTCGGCGCGGTCCTTGCCGGTGGGCAGGCCGTCGCCACCCCCGGCTCGCCGGGGGGCCTCTGCTGCGTCCGAGGGGGGGGACGGCGCACCCGGTGCAGGGCCGCTGCACGCCGTCGCGGTCCGCGGGGGCCGGTGACTGTCCGGTGGCGTTCGGCCTGTCAGGCGCGGCCGTGCGGCGTGACGTGGCAGCCGCCGGGGTCGGCGAAGGTGAAGGTCCGGCCGAAGGGGCCGCCGATCGGAGCGGAGACGATCGTGTGGCCGTCGGCGGCGGGAGCATCGCGAAGGGCCTGGACGTCTGTGGCGTGGAGCCGGGCCGCGGCACCGACGCCGGGCCGGACAACAGAAAAACCCCTGCTCGCAGGGGTTTTCTGCTGGTGTCCGAGGGGGGACTTGAACCCCCACGCCCGATAAAGGGCACTAGCACCTCAAGCTAGCGCGTCTGCCATTCCGCCACCCGGACCGGGTGTGCCGCCGCGACCGCGAAGTCGTGGTGACAGGGTCCACGATACCAAGGATCGGCGGTGCTTCTCACCTGCGATTCCCGCCGCCCGAACGGGGGCGCGCGGCGATCGCGCGGTGGTGGCGGACGACCTCGTCGATGATGAAGTTCAGGAACTTCTCGGCGAACGCCGGGTCGAGCCTGGCGTCCTCGGCGAGGCGGCGCAGCCGGGAGATCTGCGCGGCCTCGCGGGCCGGGTCGGCGGGCGGCAGGTGGTGGGCTGCCTTGAGTTCGCCGACCTGCTGGGTGCACTTGAAACGCTCGGCGAGCAGGTGCACCAGGGCGGCGTCCAGGTTGTCGATGCTGCCGCGCAGGTCCCTGAGCCGCTGCAGTGCCTGCTCATCACCCACCAGATTGCGCTCGGCGGTCGGCTGGTCGCTCATCTCGGTCTGCCATCCTGGATAGGTCCGTGGTGCACAGCTGCACATTCCCGATCACCCTATGACACCGTCGCGGGGGGTACGGCCGGGGGCGGGGACGGCGACGGAGGGACTGAGGACGGATGGGACGGGCCACCGAAAGGCGCCGGGTGCTGCGGATCCGCGGCGGGGCGGCCTCCCACCGGGCGGACACGCTGGTCGCCGAGGAGCCGATGGAGATCCGGCTGAACGGCCGCCCGCTGGCGATCACCATGCGGACGCCGGGCGACGATTTCGCGCTGGCCACCGGTTTCCTGGTCAGCGAGGGGGTACTCGCCGCCGCGCACGAGGTCGCGAACGTCGTCTACTGCGCGGGCGCGACGGCGGACGACGGGAACACGTACAACGTGGTGGACGTGACGCTCGCGCGCGGGGTGCCGGTCCCCGACATCAGCCTGGAGCGCAATGTCTACACGTCCTCCTCGTGCGGGTTGTGCGGCAAGGCCAGCCTTGACGCGGTCCGCACCACGACCCGGCTGCCGATCGCCGACAGCGGGCAGCCGTGGCTGAC is a window of Streptomyces sp. NBC_01477 DNA encoding:
- a CDS encoding chorismate mutase is translated as MSDQPTAERNLVGDEQALQRLRDLRGSIDNLDAALVHLLAERFKCTQQVGELKAAHHLPPADPAREAAQISRLRRLAEDARLDPAFAEKFLNFIIDEVVRHHRAIAARPRSGGGNRR
- a CDS encoding carbohydrate kinase family protein, whose product is MSGAGRGLLVVGDVVTDVVARHTEPLAADTDTAARIAVLPGGAGANVACWAARQGAPGGVRLLARAGADSAAWHRTALAAAGVEAVLRVDQEQPTAVVIALVDAAAERTLVTDSGAAFRLGPADWDDALLDGVGHVHLSGYLFFCDPGRELAAVVGGAARARGLPVSVDPASAGFLRGLGVPRFLSLVSGTDLLLPNAAEAALLSGADEPAAAAAELSRRGGTVVVTLGAGGALAAYGGRVTARTTAVAATAVDSTGAGDAFTGGLLAARLAGAGLADALAAGCRAGAAAVAVVGGRPELP
- the fdhD gene encoding formate dehydrogenase accessory sulfurtransferase FdhD encodes the protein MGRATERRRVLRIRGGAASHRADTLVAEEPMEIRLNGRPLAITMRTPGDDFALATGFLVSEGVLAAAHEVANVVYCAGATADDGNTYNVVDVTLARGVPVPDISLERNVYTSSSCGLCGKASLDAVRTTTRLPIADSGQPWLTPELLAVLPERLRAGQAVFDRTGGLHAAALFSADGELLDVREDVGRHNAVDKLVGRALRDGLLPLADRILMVSGRASFELAQKAVMAGIPVLAAVSAPSSLAVDLARESGLTLVGFLRGDSMNVYAGEDRIVLASDRAH